The window GTTAGGTTTTGAAGGAATGCGTGTTGCGGTATCGGGGTCTGGTAACGTCGCTCAATATACCATTGAAAAGTGCATGGAACTGGGAGCAAAAGTTGTTACTGCTTCTGACTCAAACGGTACGGTGGTCGATGAAGCTGGCTTTACACCAGAAAAGCTTGCTCGTTTAGAAGAAATCAAAAATAGCTATGGTCGTGTTGAGGCCTATGCAAAAGAGTTTGGTTTAACTTATTTGGCTGGTAAGCAACCATGGTGTGTACCTGTTGATATTGCTCTACCGTGTGCGACTCAAAATGAGTTAGATCTTGAAGCGGCGGAGCTACTAATCAAAAATGGTGTTAAAGCCGTTGCTGAAGGGGCAAATATGCCAACAACCATCCCAGCTACAGAGCTTTTCCTTGAAGCGGGTGTATTGTTTGCGCCAGGTAAAGCGGCGAATGCCGGTGGTGTTGCAACGTCAGGTTTAGAAATGGCGCAAAATGCGGCTCGCATGGGATGGAAAGCCGAAAAAGTGGACGCGCGTTTACACCATATTATGCTGGATATCCACAATCACTGTGTCGAGTTTGGTGGTGAGGCAAAACAAACTAACTATGTACAAGGTGCAAACATTGCGGGCTTTGTTAAAGTCGCAGATGCAATGCTCGCACAGGGTATTTTGTAATTATTTCGTTTAAACATACGCGAAAGGGCGGAGATAACAGTAATATACGCCCTTCGTCGTTATGTTTTAATACAGGGATAAATATCGAATCGATGATTTTTGGTTATGACCGCGGAAGGGGCTTTTTGACCAGCAAGAGGCTCAGCGTAATCAGGTCGCTTCACCACGACACGACGTTTAGCTAAGGCTAAAGCGGGAGCAAGTAAAGCGTCAGCATCCTCATCAGCACCGACTAATGATTGAAAAACCCGCATTTCCTTTTTGACTAATGCACTCTTTTGCCGATGAGGGTACATCGGATCGAGATAAACCACATCGGGGGATGTTGTGATATCTGCTAATGCAGTAATACTCGAGGCATGGATCAGTGACATGCGTTGTTGTAGCCATTCTCCAATCTCACTGTCTTGGTAGCCACGTTGCAGTCCATCGTCCAAAAGTGCAGCAACCACAGGATGGCGCTCAAACATTTTTACATGGCAGCCTAGTGCAGCGAGCACAAAAGCATCTCGGCCAAGCCCAGCCGTTGCATCAATGACATTGGGCAAATAGTCTTTTTTGATGCCAACCGCTTTTGCTACCGCTTCACCACGCCCTCCACCAAACTTACGTCGATGGGCCATGGCACCAGAAACAAAATCGACAAAAATTCCACCCAGTTTGGGTTCATCTAATTTGCGTAGTTGCAAGTTTTCAGGCGTGAGAACGAGCGCCATAACGGCATCAGCGCAATGAGCAAGTTGCCATTTATCCGCAAGTTGAGAAAGGGTGCCTTGGTCGGCACCCTCTTCACAGATCAACTGGATCTTGATGTGATCAGCCATCGATACCATAGCTCTTCAACATCGCATCTAATTCAGGTTTACGACCGCGGAAACGCTCAAACAGTACCATTGGCTCCTCTGAGCCACCACGGCTCAGAATATTATCGAGGAATGATTGCCCTGTTTCTCGGTTAAAAATGCCTTCTTCTGCGAAGCGTGAATAAGCATCGGCTGCTAATACATCGGCCCATAGGTAGCTGTAATAACCCGCCGCATAACCTCCAGCAAAAATATGGCTAAAGGCATGTGGGAAACGGCTCCACTCAGGTGATGGTACAACCGCAACTTTTTCTTTGACCGCGTAAAGGGTTGGCATGACTTGCGCGCCTTTCGCAGGGTCATATTCAGCGTGTAAACGGAAATCAAACAAGCCAAATTCTAACTGGCGTAGTACAAACATTGCCGATTGATAGTTTTTGGCAGCTAACATACTGTCGAGCATTTCACGTGGTAATGGTTCACCTGTTTCATAATGCCCAGAAATAAACTCTAGCGCTTCAGGTTCCCAGCACCAGTTTTCCATAAACTGACTAGGCAGTTCCACTGCATCCCATGGCACACCGTTAATACCCGCAACGTCAGCCACATCGATTTTTGTCATCATATGATGCAAACCATGACCAAATTCATGGAATAGGGTGATCACTTCATCATGGGTAAACAGAGCAGGTTTATCGCCAAGTGGTTTATTAAAGTTACAAGTTAAATAAGCAACAGGATTTTGCAATGAGCCATCTTTGTGAACCATTCTTCCTGCACAATCATCCATCCATGCCCCGCCACGTTTGTGTTCACGTGCATAGAGGTCTAGGTAGAAGCTACCGCGCAGGGTATGGGTATCATCATACAGTTCGAAGAAACGCACATCGGGATGCCATGTTTCAACGTCTTTGCGCTCTTTGGCGGTTAACCCATAAATACGATGAACGACTTCAAATAAGCCTTCAATCACACGTTGTTCAGGGAAATAGGGGCGCAGTTGCTCATCACTGAGAGAGAATTTGTATTGTTTCTGTTTTTCACTGTAATAAGCGAGATCCCAAGATTCCAGCTTCTCAACACCATAATGTTCTTTAGCGAATGCCGTTAATTCTGCTAATTCATTTTTACCTTGTTGATGTGCTCGATCAGCCAAATTCGTTAAGAAATCCAATACTTGTTCTGGCGATTCAGCCATTTTCGTTGCGAGTGATTTTTCAGCAAAGTTTTTAAAACCAAGTAATTGCGCAAGTTCATGACGTAGTGCCATCAACTCATCGATAAGTTCACTGTTATCCCATTTTCCCGCATTTGGGCCTTGATCTGATGCGCGAGTGCTGTAGGCATAACTCATTTCACGGCGTAATTCCGCGTTATCAGCATAAGTCATCACTGGCAAATAACTTGGCATATCTAGGGTGAGTAAATAGCCTTCTTCGCCCTTGGACTCCGCCATCGCTTTTGCTGCGGCAATAGCGCTTTCCGGCATACCAGCCAGTTCGTTTTGATCTTTAATTAATTTTGTCCAACCCATTGTCGCATCAAGGACATTGTTGCTGAATTTAGAGGCAATTTCTGACAAACGTGCCACGATTTCGCCATAGCGTTGTTGTTTCTCAGGCGGCAGACCAATACCCGATAACTCAAAATCGCGTAGGGTATTTTCAATTGATTTTTTCTGCGGTTGGCTGAGTGAAGCGAAATGAGCACTGTCTTTCAGTGATTTATATGCCTGATATAGCGGCTCATGTTGGCCCATCCAAGTACTAAACTCAGAGAGCAGCGGTAGACATTTTTCATAAGCTTCACGTAGCTCTGGGCTATTTTTAACAGAATGAAGGTGCCCAACGGGTGACCACACACGGGAAAGTTTATCGCTTGCTTCTTCAAGAGGCTGACATAGGTTATCCCAAGTGTATTGATTGTTAGCTGACAGGATATTTTCGACAGTTTGACGATATTCAGTCAGAACTTGTTGAACCGCAGGAAACACATGCTCAGGTTCAATTTTAGCAAAATGAGGTAGTACAGAATCGGTTAATAATGGGTTTGTCATATAAACATCCTGTGATAGCAGGCTTGCGCTCGTAGGCCAAGGCTTACTGTAGTGACAATAAGTTAAACGGCTGACCCTCAGCTTAACGAAAGCAGCACGCCACTGTGAATATGTAAAATTATATGGGGGCGGAAATGAAAACCTCAATACACGATAGCGTTTTTTGTGCTTAATATTTATCAATAAATGTGACTATTTTATTCACTAAGCTTTGGAAAACAGACTATTCGGGCTATAATCGAGCTTCTACAGAAAGGAAGATCGTCGTCTCCGGTGAGGCGGCTGGATTTCAAATCCAGTTGGGGCTGCCAGCAGTCCCGGGCAGGTTCGACTCCTGTGATCTTCCGCCACTCAAGTTCAATGCACCTCCACTAAAATCAATTAACCCCATTAAATTCAACAGATAAAGTCTATTATCATCAACTCGGTTCTACTCATATCACCCAATTAAGGCTGTTTGTTAGGGAGGCATTTAGATATAGTCTATTTTGCACCCCGAAATTCTTATTCCGCGTTCTTAATAGCTCAAGAGTTGCCATATTTTCTAAAAAATTTAGCAGGTTACACAGATAATATGATCACCAAAACTGCGACTAAAATTATTTTGCTAACGGCTGTTCGACCGCAAGAACTCCGCTTTGCCCATTGGCAGGATATTGATTTAGAAAAAGGAATTTGGGAGATACCTGCTGAAGTCATGAAAATGAAGCGAGCGCATGTTGTACCGTTATCAAAACAGCCGATCGAGCTATTTAATTCACTTAAGCCGTTATCAGAACATTATGAACTCGTATTTATAGGTCGTAACGACCATAGAAAGCCGATCAGCAAAGAAAGCGTGAATCAGGTTATTGAGTTGCTGGGATATAAAGAAAGGCTAACAGGGTACGGCTTCCCGACACAATGAGCACGATTTTGCATGAGAAAGGATTTCATTCAGCATGGATTGAAACCTAGCTTGCACATATCGATAAGAATGCGATCCGTGGTACGTATAATCACGCTTAGTATATGAAAAGGTGCAGGGAAATGATGTAGTGGTATGCCGACTACATGGGGGAGTTGGAGGGGAGTTTGATAATGTGGTCAGTGTGAGTTTTAAGTCATGATTGGTCGTCTTTACTTATGGATATAAAGACGACCATATTTATTAGAGATTGCAAATAATATTTAATATATTATTTATTCTTAACATTATGGTTTATTTATAATGTTGTTGAATCTTTTGTACAGTCGCAAACCCACGTTTTGCTTCTTTCTCGGCAATTTCAACAGACAAACCAATGTAAGCTCGAGGGTCTAACATTTCTTTGATTTCATCATTGCTAAATGTGGCTGAAATGATCTCATTCTTAGTTAAGTTCGTATAAAAATCCTCACCATCAGCAGCGGTTTTAATCGCTTCGTCATAGAGTAGTGAGTGAGCTTTATCTTTACCCAATTTTTCAGCCATTTTCATCATAACGTATTCAGTATTATCTAATCCTTTATTTCTGAGGGCGTTATGTAGCATTCTTTCTTCATGAGGCACAATAGTTCTAGACAGCTCTTCGGTTCTCAACAAGATCTCCGTAGTGAGCTCTAATGCTTCTTCAATTAGGCCATCAAACAGCATGTATGAACTGCTATCCCCTTCATATGGTCTTACCGCAGAGTACATACCCACACTTGGCAAGGAATATAATTTCTGTGAGTTAGCAATGATCCCTTTGGCTAATTTAGGGTTAATTTTATGTGGCATGGTACTGCTACCCACGGTGCCTTTAGTAAACCCTTCAGAAACCTCAGCGATTTCTTCCAATGTTGTGCTATAAACTTCTTCACCAATCTTATGACAGATGTTAGCCATCAACGCTAAGTTAGCCATATATTCTAATTTATGGGTACTAAGGTTTCTTGATGGTACTTCCATCGCTTCCATGCCCACTAACTCGGCAACTCTTTTTTGTACCTTTAAGCCGACACCCGGCATTGAGTTAAATGCCCCAACAGCACCACCCATCATGATAGTAAATACACGCTTTTCACATTCTTGCATGCGTTGATAACAATCAATGAAATCACTGATCCAGACAGAAACCTTATATCCATAGGTAATCG of the Providencia stuartii genome contains:
- the prlC gene encoding oligopeptidase A, with amino-acid sequence MTNPLLTDSVLPHFAKIEPEHVFPAVQQVLTEYRQTVENILSANNQYTWDNLCQPLEEASDKLSRVWSPVGHLHSVKNSPELREAYEKCLPLLSEFSTWMGQHEPLYQAYKSLKDSAHFASLSQPQKKSIENTLRDFELSGIGLPPEKQQRYGEIVARLSEIASKFSNNVLDATMGWTKLIKDQNELAGMPESAIAAAKAMAESKGEEGYLLTLDMPSYLPVMTYADNAELRREMSYAYSTRASDQGPNAGKWDNSELIDELMALRHELAQLLGFKNFAEKSLATKMAESPEQVLDFLTNLADRAHQQGKNELAELTAFAKEHYGVEKLESWDLAYYSEKQKQYKFSLSDEQLRPYFPEQRVIEGLFEVVHRIYGLTAKERKDVETWHPDVRFFELYDDTHTLRGSFYLDLYAREHKRGGAWMDDCAGRMVHKDGSLQNPVAYLTCNFNKPLGDKPALFTHDEVITLFHEFGHGLHHMMTKIDVADVAGINGVPWDAVELPSQFMENWCWEPEALEFISGHYETGEPLPREMLDSMLAAKNYQSAMFVLRQLEFGLFDFRLHAEYDPAKGAQVMPTLYAVKEKVAVVPSPEWSRFPHAFSHIFAGGYAAGYYSYLWADVLAADAYSRFAEEGIFNRETGQSFLDNILSRGGSEEPMVLFERFRGRKPELDAMLKSYGIDG
- the rsmJ gene encoding 16S rRNA (guanine(1516)-N(2))-methyltransferase RsmJ; the protein is MADHIKIQLICEEGADQGTLSQLADKWQLAHCADAVMALVLTPENLQLRKLDEPKLGGIFVDFVSGAMAHRRKFGGGRGEAVAKAVGIKKDYLPNVIDATAGLGRDAFVLAALGCHVKMFERHPVVAALLDDGLQRGYQDSEIGEWLQQRMSLIHASSITALADITTSPDVVYLDPMYPHRQKSALVKKEMRVFQSLVGADEDADALLAPALALAKRRVVVKRPDYAEPLAGQKAPSAVITKNHRFDIYPCIKT
- a CDS encoding class-II fumarase/aspartase family protein; its protein translation is MRALYDSKSKTIDDRGIKDLLSNEAKYSTWLMFESMLAQAQAELGFIPQSAADEIKEKAVIENIDFEEMNRIYQKIGHGFVPFLKVLVNACSEESGKYIHYGITTQNIQQSSQLYMMKTVHHKFMLLLGEIIENLSNLALKTKSMVMPGRTHGRHAIPITYGYKVSVWISDFIDCYQRMQECEKRVFTIMMGGAVGAFNSMPGVGLKVQKRVAELVGMEAMEVPSRNLSTHKLEYMANLALMANICHKIGEEVYSTTLEEIAEVSEGFTKGTVGSSTMPHKINPKLAKGIIANSQKLYSLPSVGMYSAVRPYEGDSSSYMLFDGLIEEALELTTEILLRTEELSRTIVPHEERMLHNALRNKGLDNTEYVMMKMAEKLGKDKAHSLLYDEAIKTAADGEDFYTNLTKNEIISATFSNDEIKEMLDPRAYIGLSVEIAEKEAKRGFATVQKIQQHYK